A window of candidate division KSB1 bacterium contains these coding sequences:
- a CDS encoding tetratricopeptide repeat protein produces MQSMTNEIQWLKSKVKKSESSFLMARLADRYLEVQELDKALDFGQKAVDANPGYPTAHFILAKCHYQRTDYEKSENEVKETLLLDPTFLGALKLQSELETRVSNFDAVHDTYLRILDFDPLNTDIAEKLELVDTTSDSEEQDTAAFEPDSDWLQGSKEFTTEETRDTFEESEDLFSSFGEPEQSPEEPFTSETLTSEEEKSFETDELTSDDAFSLGHSENEKEEAQKLDLDQPGYEEEESHFTELLDDIFSPNFDEEQTDKSSPELDQKEESDEAMEFDQDDLFADDSEDEDMTPEEKILQDAGNEDFDFPGVFSMIEDEDEKEEPYNPFEEPEEASSASVNAEEDESEAFKSSDEDSLNDFLASLDINDPTSGSDSDEDEEAFKPEPPAAKEAFKPEPPAAKEPVEPPQKSHAENENDSENFVTPTLGEIYAAQGQYAKAIEVFKTLISKNPNNEWYQSKIDFLQKKLDESEE; encoded by the coding sequence ATGCAGTCTATGACAAATGAAATTCAGTGGTTAAAAAGCAAAGTTAAAAAATCCGAATCATCTTTTTTGATGGCTCGTCTTGCCGATCGATATCTCGAAGTGCAGGAACTGGACAAGGCGCTTGATTTCGGCCAAAAGGCTGTGGATGCAAATCCGGGCTATCCAACGGCACATTTCATTTTGGCAAAGTGCCACTATCAGCGTACAGATTATGAAAAATCCGAAAACGAAGTAAAAGAAACACTTCTCCTTGATCCCACTTTTCTGGGCGCCTTGAAACTGCAAAGTGAACTCGAAACCCGGGTCAGCAATTTTGATGCTGTGCATGACACATATTTAAGAATATTGGATTTTGATCCACTGAATACGGATATCGCAGAAAAACTTGAACTTGTCGATACCACATCTGATTCTGAAGAGCAGGATACTGCTGCGTTTGAACCTGATTCTGATTGGCTCCAGGGGAGCAAAGAATTTACAACTGAAGAAACTCGGGATACTTTTGAAGAATCAGAAGATCTATTCTCTTCATTTGGAGAACCGGAACAGTCCCCGGAAGAACCTTTCACGAGCGAAACCCTCACCAGTGAAGAAGAAAAATCGTTTGAGACGGATGAATTGACCTCTGATGATGCCTTTTCCTTGGGTCATTCCGAAAATGAGAAAGAGGAAGCGCAAAAACTTGATCTTGATCAACCGGGTTATGAAGAGGAAGAATCCCATTTTACAGAATTACTCGATGATATTTTCAGTCCGAATTTTGATGAGGAGCAAACAGACAAAAGCTCACCCGAGTTGGATCAAAAGGAAGAATCGGACGAGGCAATGGAGTTTGATCAGGATGATCTTTTTGCTGATGATTCAGAGGATGAAGATATGACTCCGGAGGAAAAAATATTACAGGATGCAGGCAATGAAGATTTTGATTTCCCCGGAGTTTTTTCAATGATAGAAGACGAGGATGAAAAAGAAGAGCCCTACAATCCTTTTGAAGAGCCCGAAGAAGCTTCTTCGGCTTCTGTTAATGCCGAGGAAGATGAATCAGAGGCATTCAAATCCTCGGATGAAGACTCTTTGAACGATTTCCTGGCAAGTCTTGATATCAATGATCCAACTTCTGGTTCTGACTCTGACGAAGACGAAGAGGCATTCAAACCTGAACCACCTGCTGCCAAAGAGGCGTTCAAACCTGAACCACCTGCTGCCAAAGAGCCGGTTGAGCCCCCCCAAAAAAGCCATGCGGAGAATGAAAACGATAGTGAAAATTTTGTAACTCCGACCCTGGGAGAAATCTATGCGGCTCAGGGGCAATATGCCAAAGCTATTGAGGTATTTAAAACCCTGATCAGTAAAAACCCAAATAACGAATGGTATCAATCAAAAATCGATTTTCTCCAGAAAAAACTGGACGAAAGTGAAGAATAA
- a CDS encoding LptE family protein, protein MIRANYLFVLLLSAVLCVSCSYYSVKGSLPAHLKTVAIPLLENNTAEFGVVEELTDALITEFTRDGSLRITNPEAADVLIRGTITNINERAGAFDQNETVEDIKIYFTVNVTCTDQVKHQEMWSCELPSMVRMIHRPA, encoded by the coding sequence ATGATCAGGGCTAACTATTTATTCGTTCTCCTTCTGTCCGCTGTTCTCTGTGTCAGCTGTTCCTATTATTCCGTGAAAGGTTCACTGCCCGCTCATTTAAAAACAGTTGCTATCCCTTTGTTGGAGAACAATACTGCAGAATTTGGTGTGGTTGAGGAATTGACCGATGCTTTGATTACAGAATTTACACGTGACGGTTCTCTGCGCATTACCAACCCAGAGGCCGCTGATGTACTGATCCGTGGAACAATTACCAATATTAATGAGCGTGCAGGCGCTTTTGATCAGAACGAGACCGTAGAAGATATAAAAATCTATTTTACAGTGAATGTGACTTGTACAGATCAGGTTAAACATCAGGAAATGTGGAGCTGCGAATTACCCAGTATGGTACGTATGATCCATCGGCCGGCATGA
- a CDS encoding sigma-54 dependent transcriptional regulator, translated as MNCGAIPEGILESELFGHEKGSFTGAASQRKGYFELADQGSIFLDEIGELPTSIQVKLLRVLEEREFMRVGGSSMHKVNVRVITATNKNLADLVKAGHFRQDLYYRLNAVHIRVPSLRERQSDVAPLAKKFADDFCKENHIDFEGFTKNALETMQHYSWPGNIRELKNLVEKIIVLERGRKIDDYTLNKYLTTMEETGRNMPVLMNKSREDLDQELLLRALLEIKSEIAQLRELLLSGHPQQPSLGAWREELPNEYQNHYNGSSAESVTDMEKELINSALNKTNGNKRQAAKILGMSERTLYRKINKYGLRNDQG; from the coding sequence GTGAATTGCGGCGCGATCCCGGAAGGAATATTAGAGTCAGAGTTATTTGGACATGAAAAGGGCTCTTTTACCGGTGCGGCCAGCCAGAGAAAAGGATATTTTGAACTTGCCGACCAGGGAAGCATTTTCCTGGACGAAATCGGCGAATTGCCCACGTCTATCCAGGTTAAATTGCTCCGTGTGCTGGAAGAACGCGAATTCATGCGCGTGGGCGGGAGCAGTATGCACAAAGTGAATGTACGAGTCATTACTGCAACAAACAAAAACCTGGCTGATCTGGTCAAAGCCGGGCATTTTCGCCAGGATCTGTATTACCGGTTGAATGCTGTGCATATCCGGGTTCCCAGTCTGCGTGAACGTCAGAGCGATGTGGCGCCGCTGGCAAAAAAGTTTGCCGATGATTTTTGCAAAGAGAATCATATCGATTTTGAAGGATTTACAAAAAACGCACTTGAGACTATGCAGCATTATTCATGGCCGGGTAACATAAGAGAACTCAAAAATCTGGTTGAAAAAATTATCGTTCTGGAACGCGGCCGAAAAATTGATGACTATACGCTCAACAAATACCTGACTACGATGGAAGAGACAGGACGCAATATGCCGGTGCTGATGAACAAATCCAGAGAAGATTTGGACCAGGAATTGCTGCTGCGTGCTTTGTTGGAGATTAAAAGTGAGATTGCTCAGTTAAGAGAATTACTGCTCTCAGGACACCCGCAGCAGCCGAGTCTGGGCGCCTGGAGAGAGGAATTGCCGAATGAATATCAGAACCACTACAACGGATCAAGTGCAGAGTCTGTAACCGATATGGAAAAAGAATTGATCAATTCAGCGCTGAATAAAACCAACGGCAATAAAAGACAGGCTGCCAAAATATTAGGCATGAGCGAACGTACTCTGTACCGAAAAATTAATAAATATGGATTAAGAAATGATCAGGGCTAA
- a CDS encoding sigma 54-interacting transcriptional regulator, whose amino-acid sequence MTDQHYEYNPMDSDEWRDIQKDVGILGDSEAIRQLLETIDQVAPTDISVLITGESGTGKELAAKAMHLRSERAQSPPDHRELRRDPGRNIRVRVIWT is encoded by the coding sequence TTGACTGACCAACATTATGAGTATAACCCTATGGATTCTGACGAGTGGCGCGACATTCAGAAAGATGTCGGAATATTGGGTGATTCCGAGGCAATTCGACAGCTTTTGGAAACCATTGACCAGGTAGCGCCGACTGACATTTCGGTATTGATCACCGGTGAAAGCGGCACCGGCAAGGAACTGGCTGCAAAAGCCATGCATCTGCGCAGCGAAAGAGCGCAATCACCCCCTGATCACCGTGAATTGCGGCGCGATCCCGGAAGGAATATTAGAGTCAGAGTTATTTGGACATGA
- a CDS encoding NAD-dependent epimerase/dehydratase family protein: MNILVTGGAGFIGSHIADAYIQAGHQVTIIDNLSTGRRENINPDADFIELDIQNSELEKIFSEKKFDIVNHQAAQMNVRLSVKNPVYDAKVNIIGFLNLLENCVNNNVRKVIFASSGGVIYGEQEYFPADEEHRLQPCSPYGVAKLAGEKYLYYYHLTHDLNYTALRYANVYGPRQNPHGEAGVVAIFLERMLDGREAVINGDGKQTRDFVFIRDIVDANIKALDKGDNEAYNIGTGQETDINTIFHTLNKLAEADLTEKHADPMPGEQRKSVLAVIKAENELGWKARYDLEAGLSETIQAYKRS, translated from the coding sequence TTGAATATATTAGTGACAGGAGGAGCCGGATTTATAGGGTCTCATATAGCAGATGCTTATATTCAGGCCGGACATCAGGTAACGATTATCGACAATCTTTCGACAGGACGGCGTGAAAATATCAACCCGGATGCGGATTTTATTGAACTGGATATACAAAATTCAGAGCTGGAAAAGATATTTTCAGAAAAAAAGTTTGATATTGTCAATCATCAGGCGGCCCAGATGAATGTACGCTTGTCTGTTAAAAATCCCGTGTATGATGCAAAGGTAAATATTATCGGATTTTTGAATCTATTGGAAAATTGTGTAAACAATAATGTCCGAAAAGTAATTTTTGCTTCTTCCGGCGGTGTTATCTATGGGGAGCAAGAGTATTTTCCCGCGGATGAAGAGCACAGGCTGCAGCCTTGTTCACCCTATGGTGTGGCCAAACTTGCTGGTGAAAAATATTTGTATTATTATCATTTGACGCATGACTTGAATTATACCGCACTCCGTTACGCCAACGTGTATGGTCCCCGTCAGAATCCGCACGGAGAAGCAGGCGTGGTTGCTATTTTTCTCGAACGGATGCTGGACGGCCGGGAAGCTGTGATCAATGGTGACGGAAAACAGACAAGGGACTTTGTCTTTATCCGCGATATCGTGGATGCCAATATAAAAGCACTCGACAAGGGAGACAATGAGGCGTACAATATAGGCACAGGTCAAGAAACAGATATAAATACCATTTTTCACACTTTGAATAAACTTGCCGAGGCAGATTTAACTGAAAAACACGCAGATCCTATGCCGGGAGAACAGCGAAAAAGTGTGCTTGCCGTTATAAAGGCAGAAAATGAACTGGGCTGGAAAGCCCGATATGACCTTGAAGCCGGTCTGTCCGAAACCATTCAAGCATATAAACGGAGTTGA
- a CDS encoding family 10 glycosylhydrolase: MQSFAAHHHHIELHAWLNVYPGWRGSKPPEHPEQLYHKHPSWFVVDQFGDPQILNNSYMWLSPTHPGVQQHILNICKELVSGYDIDGIHLDYCRYPGPNYSYDDKSVDLFKSIYKELPQNISFSWRNWRQNAITDLIASIHSMLHAQKPDICLSAAVIGDPQRRKTLFLQETEVWMKRGILDAVYPMLYTQDMRSFNIW, encoded by the coding sequence CTGCAATCCTTCGCGGCACATCATCATCATATTGAACTGCATGCCTGGCTCAATGTTTATCCCGGCTGGCGCGGCAGCAAACCTCCGGAACATCCTGAACAGCTATATCACAAACATCCCAGCTGGTTTGTGGTCGATCAATTCGGCGACCCGCAAATACTGAATAACAGTTATATGTGGCTCTCCCCCACCCATCCGGGGGTTCAACAACACATTCTCAATATCTGCAAAGAACTGGTGAGTGGCTACGATATTGATGGTATTCATCTGGATTACTGTCGCTACCCGGGGCCGAATTATTCCTACGATGACAAATCCGTGGATTTGTTCAAATCCATTTATAAAGAATTGCCTCAGAACATTTCATTTTCCTGGCGGAACTGGCGACAAAATGCAATCACCGATCTGATTGCCTCCATTCACTCGATGCTGCATGCACAGAAACCCGACATTTGTCTGAGCGCTGCGGTCATTGGTGATCCGCAGCGCAGAAAAACGTTATTCTTGCAGGAAACAGAGGTCTGGATGAAACGCGGGATCCTCGATGCCGTTTATCCCATGCTGTACACTCAGGATATGCGTTCCTTTAACATTTGGTGA
- a CDS encoding DUF1343 domain-containing protein, protein MRAAGHFVRDRIDEKTGCPVYSLYGSFRHPTAKMLENLDILIFDMQDIGSRAYTYITTMAYCMQAAAEHDIPFLLLDRPNPLGGTLIEGPMLEKRFESFIGVYPIPYIYGMTIGELALYFNSEFNINCDCHVVPMQNWQRSMIFKETGLPWVPTSPHVPNPETAFYLAALGCLGELQVVNEGVGYTMPFELIGASFINAESFAADLNNIDLAGVRFRPVHYSPYYTDWKSKSLQGVQMHILNFKEFRPMRTQIAIMLLLRKQYPDSFQFKPERIGMFEKAIGTDRVQPMIEEGRNLDFIYQDLQAFMSSFLETRDQYLLY, encoded by the coding sequence ATGCGCGCTGCCGGACATTTTGTCCGGGACAGGATTGATGAAAAGACCGGATGTCCGGTGTACAGTCTCTATGGAAGTTTCAGACATCCCACAGCAAAAATGCTGGAGAACCTGGATATCCTTATCTTTGATATGCAGGATATTGGATCGCGGGCATATACTTATATTACCACAATGGCCTATTGCATGCAGGCTGCAGCTGAACATGATATTCCATTTTTGCTGCTGGACCGCCCCAATCCCTTGGGAGGCACTCTAATAGAAGGTCCCATGCTTGAAAAAAGGTTTGAATCATTTATCGGGGTTTATCCTATTCCGTATATTTACGGCATGACCATCGGCGAGCTTGCGCTTTATTTTAATTCTGAATTTAACATCAACTGTGACTGTCATGTTGTGCCAATGCAGAACTGGCAGCGCTCTATGATTTTTAAAGAAACGGGGCTGCCGTGGGTGCCCACATCTCCGCATGTACCGAATCCTGAAACCGCGTTTTACCTGGCGGCTCTGGGATGTCTGGGTGAACTCCAGGTTGTAAATGAGGGCGTAGGGTACACAATGCCGTTTGAACTCATCGGCGCCTCTTTTATTAATGCCGAGTCATTTGCGGCTGATTTGAACAATATCGATTTAGCGGGTGTGCGTTTTCGCCCCGTTCATTACAGTCCTTATTATACCGACTGGAAATCAAAGTCGCTGCAGGGGGTTCAGATGCATATTTTAAATTTCAAAGAATTCCGGCCCATGCGCACTCAAATCGCGATTATGCTTTTGCTCCGGAAACAATACCCGGATTCCTTTCAGTTCAAGCCGGAACGTATCGGAATGTTCGAAAAGGCGATAGGAACCGACAGGGTACAACCCATGATAGAGGAGGGACGAAATCTGGATTTCATTTATCAGGACCTCCAGGCCTTTATGAGTTCGTTTCTTGAAACACGTGATCAGTATCTGTTGTACTAG